In one window of Sphingomonas glaciei DNA:
- a CDS encoding helix-turn-helix transcriptional regulator, giving the protein MENRVKDNRERCGWSQGELARRLGVSRQTVNAVETDKYDPSLPLALRMAKLFGQPVDQLFLDAWEPEA; this is encoded by the coding sequence GTGGAGAATCGGGTCAAAGACAATCGCGAACGATGCGGCTGGAGCCAGGGCGAACTTGCCCGGCGGCTCGGCGTCTCGCGCCAGACCGTGAATGCGGTCGAGACCGACAAATACGACCCGAGCCTCCCGCTGGCGCTGCGCATGGCCAAATTGTTCGGCCAGCCAGTCGACCAGTTGTTCCTCGATGCATGGGAGCCGGAAGCATGA
- a CDS encoding thiolase family protein — translation MATASDNVVILSFARTPMGAMQGALADVSATDLGATAVKAAVERAGVSGGDIDRIYMGCVLPAGLGQAPARQAAIKAGLPTSVQATTVNKVCGSGMQTVIMGAEAILTGNADVIVAGGMESMTNAPYLLKKHRSGARIGHDKIYDHMFLDGLEDAYEEGRAMGSFAQATANDYQLTREGMDAYAIESLNRAKSAIDGGGFKDEIAPVTVKSRAGETIVDTDEAPGRGRPDKIPQLKPAFDREGTITAATSSSISDGAAAVVLARESDASAKGLQPVARIVATAAHAQAPAEFTIAPIGAIHKVLDKAGWSIGEVDLFEVNEAFACVAMFAMKDLGIGHDKINVHGGATALGHPIGASGTRIIVTLLNALKQKGLKRGIASLCIGGGEATAVAVELV, via the coding sequence ATGGCCACCGCATCCGATAACGTCGTCATCCTTTCCTTCGCCCGCACCCCCATGGGGGCGATGCAGGGCGCGCTGGCCGACGTCAGCGCGACCGATCTCGGCGCCACGGCGGTCAAGGCAGCGGTCGAACGCGCCGGCGTGTCGGGCGGCGACATCGACCGCATCTACATGGGCTGCGTGCTTCCCGCGGGCCTGGGCCAGGCCCCGGCGCGTCAGGCCGCGATCAAGGCGGGGCTTCCGACCAGCGTCCAGGCGACCACCGTCAACAAGGTGTGCGGCTCGGGCATGCAGACGGTGATCATGGGCGCAGAGGCAATTCTCACCGGCAATGCCGACGTCATCGTTGCGGGCGGGATGGAGAGCATGACCAACGCGCCCTACCTGCTCAAGAAGCACCGCAGCGGCGCGCGGATCGGCCATGACAAGATCTACGACCACATGTTCCTCGACGGGCTGGAAGACGCCTATGAGGAAGGCCGCGCCATGGGCAGCTTCGCGCAGGCCACCGCCAACGACTATCAGCTTACCCGCGAAGGCATGGACGCCTATGCGATCGAAAGCCTCAACCGCGCCAAGTCGGCGATCGACGGCGGCGGGTTCAAGGATGAAATCGCTCCGGTGACGGTGAAGAGCCGCGCGGGCGAGACGATCGTCGACACCGACGAGGCGCCGGGCCGCGGCCGCCCCGACAAGATCCCGCAGCTGAAGCCCGCCTTCGATAGGGAAGGCACGATCACCGCGGCGACCAGCTCGTCCATCTCCGACGGCGCCGCCGCGGTGGTGCTGGCGCGCGAATCAGACGCTTCGGCCAAGGGCCTACAGCCCGTCGCCCGGATCGTCGCCACCGCCGCACACGCCCAGGCTCCGGCCGAATTCACGATCGCCCCGATCGGCGCGATCCACAAGGTACTCGACAAGGCCGGATGGAGCATCGGCGAAGTCGACCTGTTCGAGGTCAACGAAGCGTTCGCCTGCGTCGCCATGTTCGCGATGAAGGACCTCGGCATCGGCCACGACAAGATCAACGTCCACGGCGGCGCCACTGCGCTCGGTCACCCGATCGGCGCCAGCGGCACCCGGATCATCGTCACGCTGCTGAATGCGCTGAAGCAGAAGGGCCTGAAGCGCGGCATCGCCTCGCTGTGCATCGGCGGCGGCGAAGCGACGGCAGTGGCGGTCGAGCTGGTCTGA
- a CDS encoding SH3 domain-containing protein: protein MKRLAGLALLGLAASASAQDRPVPYWASIQSGEAMMRTGPARTYPGIWLYKRRDLPIRVLKLHENWRLIEDSEGTRGWMLRTMLSDTRTAIVRGSAPRPVHTKADEGSRVRYLAQPGVVGRIDDCSEGWCHIKIGNREGHIKVADLWGVEPGETVED from the coding sequence ATGAAGCGGCTCGCCGGCTTGGCGCTGCTGGGACTGGCGGCGAGCGCGTCGGCGCAGGACCGCCCCGTGCCTTACTGGGCGTCGATCCAGAGCGGCGAGGCGATGATGCGTACGGGGCCCGCCCGCACCTATCCGGGCATCTGGCTCTACAAGCGCCGCGACCTGCCGATCCGGGTCCTCAAGTTGCATGAAAACTGGCGCCTGATCGAGGACAGCGAGGGCACCCGCGGCTGGATGCTGCGGACCATGCTCAGCGACACCCGCACCGCGATCGTCCGGGGAAGCGCGCCGCGTCCGGTCCACACCAAGGCCGACGAGGGTAGCCGGGTCCGCTACCTCGCCCAGCCCGGCGTCGTCGGCCGCATCGACGACTGCAGCGAAGGCTGGTGCCACATCAAGATCGGCAACCGCGAAGGCCACATCAAGGTCGCCGACCTGTGGGGCGTGGAGCCGGGCGAGACGGTCGAGGATTGA